In Deinococcus depolymerans, one DNA window encodes the following:
- a CDS encoding GNAT family N-acetyltransferase — translation MPEESPVQFIPLNPAVHDRQGFSCGEPSLDTYLQRQATQDIKSRAAAAYVMTRVEEPARILGYYTLAATSVQLEGIPETKRKKLPRYPDVAASLIGRLALADDLKGQKLGGRLLGDALGRILAQSQEMGIAVVVVDALNDNARDFYLHYGFIPFGHSENRLFLPVETLAKAKT, via the coding sequence GTGCCTGAAGAATCCCCTGTGCAATTCATCCCGCTTAATCCTGCTGTGCATGACAGGCAGGGTTTTTCCTGTGGGGAGCCGTCGTTGGATACGTATTTGCAAAGACAGGCAACACAGGACATTAAGAGCCGCGCGGCAGCTGCTTATGTAATGACGCGGGTAGAGGAACCGGCGCGCATTCTCGGCTACTACACGTTGGCGGCCACCAGTGTGCAATTGGAGGGCATACCAGAAACGAAGCGAAAGAAGCTCCCCCGTTACCCGGACGTGGCGGCAAGCCTGATTGGCCGCTTGGCGCTCGCTGACGACCTGAAAGGCCAGAAACTAGGTGGCCGATTGCTGGGTGACGCGTTAGGGCGCATCCTCGCTCAGAGTCAAGAGATGGGCATAGCCGTGGTGGTGGTCGATGCCCTAAACGACAATGCGCGAGATTTCTACTTACATTATGGATTTATACCGTTTGGACACTCTGAAAATCGTCTTTTCCTGCCGGTGGAAACTCTGGCTAAGGCCAAGACCTGA
- a CDS encoding DUF1778 domain-containing protein: protein MTATKEKTAKDARLEFRVPGRQKEIIESAANLQGVTVSDFLASVAHREAVKVIRDNAVIQLTHDQSVRFVEALLSPPAPNEALRNLMRSKAADRVH from the coding sequence ATGACTGCAACCAAAGAAAAAACGGCCAAGGACGCCCGCCTAGAATTTCGCGTTCCTGGACGTCAAAAAGAAATTATTGAGAGCGCCGCTAACTTGCAGGGTGTGACGGTATCGGATTTTCTGGCGAGTGTGGCGCACCGGGAAGCAGTGAAGGTTATTCGCGATAACGCCGTGATCCAGCTGACCCATGATCAGAGTGTCCGTTTCGTCGAAGCTCTTCTATCGCCGCCAGCACCCAACGAAGCCCTGCGCAACTTGATGCGTAGCAAGGCGGCTGACCGAGTACATTAA
- a CDS encoding type II toxin-antitoxin system Phd/YefM family antitoxin, whose product MTTTVEPKKRVRDPTLTAATTKEAEQTIFPASEARANFMEVISRVRYGRERLVITNKGKPAAALVTMEDLAILQLLDDVDIQEILNERLKTLETTESIDFDDYDRRRSARR is encoded by the coding sequence ATGACCACCACGGTCGAACCCAAGAAGCGTGTCAGAGATCCAACTCTGACCGCAGCCACGACAAAGGAAGCTGAACAGACCATCTTCCCCGCCAGCGAAGCAAGAGCGAACTTCATGGAAGTGATCAGCCGTGTCCGATACGGACGCGAGCGCTTGGTGATCACCAACAAAGGCAAGCCCGCCGCCGCGCTGGTCACCATGGAAGACCTGGCTATTCTTCAGCTTCTGGATGACGTGGACATCCAGGAGATCCTCAATGAACGGCTCAAAACCCTCGAAACCACAGAAAGCATCGACTTCGACGACTACGACCGTCGCCGCTCCGCTCGCCGTTAG
- a CDS encoding ParA family protein yields the protein MKVYGVTNVKGGAGKTHTTVHLAFQAAAHGQRVAVLDLDPTRQSVNWIEVAGLGIPALHIDIKQADLEAYIAQLRDEGDFDAIFIDTPANDRDASLETLMVSDIAIIPVGVGSSDTGMLGTTERQVKRALQLRPDLRPYILINRGKFAPARERQTVEECEKTGFPILEARIPLRGDYQAAAGNRPDGHHYAQVWRELNA from the coding sequence ATGAAAGTGTATGGAGTCACCAACGTGAAGGGCGGCGCGGGAAAAACGCACACAACCGTCCACTTAGCTTTCCAGGCCGCCGCGCATGGCCAGCGGGTTGCCGTCCTGGATCTCGACCCCACCCGGCAGAGCGTGAACTGGATTGAGGTAGCAGGTCTGGGCATTCCGGCGCTGCACATCGACATCAAGCAGGCGGACCTTGAGGCCTACATTGCCCAGCTGCGCGACGAGGGAGACTTCGACGCGATCTTCATCGACACTCCCGCGAACGACCGTGACGCCAGTCTGGAGACCCTGATGGTCAGCGACATCGCCATCATCCCCGTCGGCGTGGGCAGCAGCGACACCGGGATGCTGGGCACCACCGAGCGGCAGGTGAAGCGCGCCCTCCAGCTGCGCCCGGACCTGCGACCGTACATCCTGATCAACCGTGGCAAGTTCGCGCCTGCCCGCGAGCGCCAGACCGTCGAGGAGTGCGAGAAGACCGGCTTCCCGATCCTGGAAGCCCGGATCCCGCTGCGCGGCGACTACCAGGCGGCCGCCGGCAACCGACCCGATGGGCACCACTACGCCCAGGTGTGGCGGGAGCTGAACGCATGA
- a CDS encoding HNH endonuclease: MPQSANYPTIRDPRTGRRRRLHRVVAETLLGRPLLASEVVHHRDGDRTNNAPSNLIVLPSQRYHAHIEYHLRCQRRGMPFLFPELLIGVLQEQPGTLFEHLY, translated from the coding sequence ATGCCCCAATCCGCGAACTATCCCACGATCCGAGATCCCCGTACCGGTCGCCGCCGCCGGCTCCACCGGGTAGTTGCCGAAACGCTGCTGGGCCGTCCGTTGCTTGCCAGTGAAGTGGTGCATCACCGTGACGGCGACCGCACCAACAATGCTCCCAGTAACCTGATCGTCCTGCCCAGCCAGAGGTACCACGCGCACATCGAGTACCACCTCCGCTGTCAGCGGCGTGGGATGCCCTTCCTGTTCCCTGAACTCCTCATCGGCGTTCTGCAGGAACAACCAGGGACGCTGTTCGAGCACCTGTACTGA